The following nucleotide sequence is from [Limnothrix rosea] IAM M-220.
CAAGGCGGCGGTGTTTTCGCGACCACATTCCTCGGTATTATCGGTGCTTTCCTTGGGGGCACAGTCGTAACATTTTTACAGAGCGGACAGTTTTCTCTAGCAGGAGCATCCCTCAGTATTCCCGGCTTATTTGTGGCAGTTCTTGGTGCAATGTTAGCAATCTTTCTCTGGGGTCTTATTAATAAAGAAGCTTAGATTGCTTATTTTTCCATCCTAAAAAATATCAAACAAATTGAACGAAGCCGTCTCAAGATCAGTTTAATCAAATTGGGAAAACAT
It contains:
- a CDS encoding GlsB/YeaQ/YmgE family stress response membrane protein produces the protein MNIIAWIILGLLAGAIAKAIYPGHQGGGVFATTFLGIIGAFLGGTVVTFLQSGQFSLAGASLSIPGLFVAVLGAMLAIFLWGLINKEA